The Arachis ipaensis cultivar K30076 chromosome B10, Araip1.1, whole genome shotgun sequence DNA window taaaattttgacACAAACAAGAAAATAGTCCAAGTCTCAATGTCCTTTTAGTCCCACTCAAAATTATGATCAGGATTGGGAGATCTAGGCTTAGAAAGTTGCTGGTTTGATTATGTAGCAGCAGAAAATCAGTTTTAAAGTAGCAAActtcaaaaatttatatttcCTAATCCAACCATTAAACTTTAACCAAAATTTTCAGAATTTTTTTACACATCACAAAGATTCAAGAAAAATTAATCCCATTCAATTGTGATGGTTAGATCGTTCCCAAAAAGCGTCCAAAACTGCTACCAGAAAATAGATTATACAGAATTTTGCCAAACCTCaactttcaaaatatttcaaccaaAATTAGACCAAAATCATACCAACTTCAATTTACCTCATAACTCACCCTTTAATATCCTCAAcctcaaatatcaaatatataacaCTATAATCATTCCTCTACCAACCACATTCATCAATTTCCATTATCAAATACATAACAATACATTCATTTTTCAAATCAACACATTAATCAAATTCCATTCCACCATTTCCaacaatcatcataatcaattTCAATCTCAATCCTCAATACCATACTATCAACATCAACATTtcaattcatcaacaacccaaatcATCAAATTCTCATACATCATCGTACAACAATTCTAacaaccaatttaattcaatcATATCCTATGGGTCACAAGTCTAAGTGTcaagaaacattacatattatataaaggaaaccgaaaccataccttggccgattctcaaacgcaccaaacaccaaacgaagccaccaagcttgatccaaagcctcaaccaactccaacaaacacccaaaactcaatctaacatcatatatatatatataccaaatcaaaacctaagatacacaaaacaactaaacacaaggatttAGTGGAACTTTACCTTATCCAACGTGagtaggggtaaaatccaacaattacccgttattagagatcacctaaacaaccaaaaccacaaaatctattcaaaaaccaaacataaaaatgcGCAGAATCTAGAACTGGAAACTTGGGATGGAGAAGTGAGATCTTACCAGATTTCTTtagatagaaaggaagagctcgtCGGGAACTTCGCGTGGCCgtaaacagctcgtcaatcgaagctctgaatcaaaagttatggctcccggaaggtggaggtgaatagtaaCCACTCCCCTCTTCTCCTCTCATCTCAAAACCGCGGCTCTCTCTCGTTTGGGGGAAGAAATGAGCTGaaaagctcattaaatgagcttatatttGGTCCAGTCTAactcgttagcgtttttagcccgtttgtccCACTTTGAGCCAAAACCTTTGAGATTAGTACTcagttttaaattctaaattatttttgtcatttcaaaacaataaatcaatcttcaaaatattatttttcaagaTATGCGGCACTGGATAGACTAaagccggtactgccagcttaagcgccaatatacattttttttttacaaaagcttttcgaaagaaaaatattttccaactcagaatagttcactgaaatcaaattttatatttatatttttaaattaaaacttctaaattttgaattcatCTCGAacacttaaaattattatttttattaaaacgaTTTTGCATGAAAATTCCGATTCTTACATACTACGTCaactttattattaagtataaaaatttgatttttacatAGATAAActaaatataatagataataaatTCGTACATAAACACACACCAATACACCATCAATTAGAATAATATAACCTCATTCAAGGATATCTCAATATCTATTTACTTTTCACATGACATAATTCATATATACATTAAATAATTACACAGCAATATTGAATACATATAGTATAGAAATTGGGggttaatttttttggatattgGATAGTAATTAgtgtaattttttaatattaaaaattatggtgttttataaaattttgaggGCTATAGAATTTGCAGAGTGCGAATTGTcagatcaatttttttttaatttataaaaacaaTACACAAACTGcgtattgtattattttaatattaaattacaatacACAGACTATGTATTGTCAGTACAATATATGATCTGCGTATTATGTTTACACAGAATAGCACTTTTAGAATACtgtaaaattctattttttataaCATTAACGTAAAACTTTATTCATTcactatattaaaataaaaaatccgaaATTGGGAGCAGTGAGCATATTTAATAATTGTGGGGCTGCCGCCGTTCAAGAAGATGGCAAGTCAGGCCAACCaacttaaataaggaagatggaTCTAAATTCTAAAATCACCAGCCATATGATCTCATCCCTcgctagttttatttattttttaatacgtggcaataaattatttattttattattcgcAGGAATTTTGATAACCACCTAAATTATGTGGACTTTTTAACCTGGTGCTAAGACATACACGAATTTACtctctttttctttgagtctttgaccTGTAACCTCCCAATAAAATTCCTTAATTATATTCATCAAAAGTCTATTTCTCCTCACATGAGAAAAATATGGAGCCATGCACATAAAAAACTCTAATGCTGTCTAAATCACATGAATCCcatacccttttttttttcttgataagTAATTATGCAATTCTAAAAATACATGTtgaaattattattaatataaatgttTNactaaaaaaagatatttttttataaaaataaaaaataaaataaaatttatataattatttaattataaaaaaatcaatCAATTGAATATGTAATTTAATGgttaaattaataatttgataatttaatagTTTAATCTGTTCCATTACCAATTCGATTTGGACAACTATGATTTTATATATATAGCTTCATGACGTATTTACCTATGTATGTAATATATCGTTCCACATCttcaataaatattttattcatgCGTAGATGTCTTTATAGTAAATAgtagtaattaattaaataaaggaTAATAACACTTTGTAAATACCTCAAGCAGTGTTGTCCTTAAGTAGCAAAACTTGATAAGGATCGTAAACAAGACCAGATCAAATTGTAGGTTGCTACTCCAATTTAAAAGGGGAAACCGATATTATTAGGCACATAGGATAATTAATGCAGTAGTGGAAATTAAACTGGAAAACGTTgttttaattgcattggaaatatCACACACAACAAAGCATTGTAATATTGGTCCCACGTCCTTTTCTGGTGAAACAAAGCAATAAATATTagctttttttaataaaaaatataaaatagtatgTATATTATTAAGAGATTATTTAAATATACAactctaaaataaatttatattattttaatagaAAAGACCTTTTCggtaaattataaaattattactaCAAGTTGAAAGAGATTATAATAAGAATagaattagtaaaaaaaatagcTAATATTATGTTAAAACTCTAAAATAATAGCgtctgaaaaaaaatattaaaatttaaaacacttATTGCTACTACttgttaaaattatttaaaataagtatttaattatttttgaaaaaataaatgcAGTACAAAAATGCTGTAAGccttaaaattttcaattttcaataagAAAACGTTTTATATTTAACACCTTAGCAAGTGTCACTAAATCCTAagaaaaataagcacaaaatgTTATCAATAAATTTAAAATGCGTATTGAATCTAGGTGAAAACTTATGTGAAATTAATAGtactgatttaactaaatttttatctaacgattTTAAACTATCAACTTTACATCATGAAGTTGACTGCATCTGAATTTTTACTTTGAATCTATTACAATAACATGTAATAAATTCTCTTTTGGTGAGTTCTGAACCAATTTAGGACACAATTTTTGGTTTTTGAGTAATGAGTATGGAAAATGTGTGTGTCAGATaaatcaataataattctgagcTTTTTCAATACACATTGCATTGTTGGTGCTGTTTGAGTGAGTTTGGTGGAAGTTAGGCAAAGGAACAGGTACATCTTTTTAATGCCGTTGCAACCCCTCGTGATGTTAACACACCCAATTGTGTGTCATTCACTCATCTATCTTTTACATTTATAATATTCTAGTTTTAATTTAATAGTAAcataaactttttaatttaattaaaatcccccatcattcattcattttttttttcttttttcagatAGTAGTCCCtttcctttctcttcttttaCACAATCACGCCACACATATTCACACACTAATGAGTTGTGATTAAAGTAATAGAAACTTTTAATTCAATTAAAAGGGGCCCCACTTTGTATTTAgttataacaacaacaacaacaacaataataatactaTATATTACATAAAATTGCATACATCATNNNNNNNNNNGGTGaccatatattattattattgttgttacctaagttttttttttttggtttaaatAGGTGTTTTTAGTATTTGCATTTAGCAGAGTGATTTTCAGCTTGTAATTCCCAGATATGATATGTCAAAAGTTCACAGCAAATGAGTtcattgattttgattttgaatttagaTTTTTGATATGATCCAAAAGAACATCATGGGCATGTCTCTTTTGGGGGTCATGATTACAATCTAGTAATAACCAAACAAAGATCATAAGAACACCATCATCAATCAGTGCCAGCTGCCTCCCACTGGTGGTACATGTTGTTGTTGCCCCCTCTCTTTTCTATGTTGGAATTCACTTTGTGCATTCTAGGTGTTTGTTCCATGTCCTGTGCGAGAGAAGTGTTTGCTTTAACTAACCATCTTTTGTGAGAGAACAAAAAGCCTTGTCGGTTGTGTAGTCTACACAAGTCCTTCTATGAAAGCATTGCATTGAGATTTTTAAGGCACTACTTTGGCCTAACCAATACTCACTCTTCTTCCAATGGTGGATCttgtttttaaatattttctttGTAACAGTAGAAACACTTttccttgtttctttttcttctgctAAATATATAGACCCTTTTGAAATCCAACCTCCAAGTACAAATCACAATGCTTTACTTCCTTATATCTTTTGTGTCCTTTGTGATCCTTTCCAAGTCCTTCACCAGAAAACCACACTGTAGAGGAGATAGTAGTGGTAGGGAATCAAAACTAGTTTCAACTTGGTTCTTGGGGAATCTTCCAAGTGTGTTGATTTCTAGGGTCAAGAAAGGAAGCATTATTGGTCTTAGTTTTCTTCAATTCTCTCTTGGAATGCCGCTAAAGAAGAAGAGTTTGGTGTCTAATAAAGTGAATAATAATGGGGAAAAGGAAAAAAACATGGTTTCTCTGTTGGATTTGCCTGNCATGGACAGAAGCAGAAGTGATTATCTATGGCAGAAACACATGGAGAGAAAATGGGGTAAAGTGATAGGTGATGTTGCTTATAGGCAATGGCAATGCCATGTAGCTTCAAGAACCAAAGAGAAGATGTTCAACCAAAGCAATCAGAGAGGAATATTTGCTTCTCTTCGTAGTTTTTCCCCATTCCTATGGCTCAAACCAAGAACAGGAAAGGGTGATAATAAGTTAAGGAACTCATTGCCTGAAGATTCAACCATGGCTTTGTATCTTTCTCTTGAGAGTGGCATGTTTTGGTTCCCTGCTCAAGTCTATAACCGTGAGGTAATTAATTAACCAATTGCTGATAATAATAACCTGTTTGTTGATTTTGGTAGGTTGCCAATATTGCACAGTGATTAAACTTCATTGGGATACTGTATTTCTTTATAATTGATTTCCACTTTTCCTTTTTCAGAATGGTCATGCTGGGTTCATGCTTTCATGTTATGATGCTCTTTTGTGCTATGACTCTAGAACTGACACCTTTCAGGCAAGGTATGTTGAAAGATTTTACTCCTTCATAGTTGAGCTTAGTCCAATCTAATGTGGTTAATTAGACTTCCAAATTGTCTGAAATCTTTGCATTTAGACAATTTTCAGAGTTATAATGTTGAAGTGTGAAAACTCGTAGCTCTCTTTAACATGAATAAGTTCATAATTTCTGGCAGGTACTCACCTAATGGAAGATGGACAACTGAAGAAAACATACAATGGGACAGGTTGAGAGTACCACCAATTGACAATTCTCCACATGTTCTTCATATCTCTGATTGTTTAGATGACTTAAGACCTGGTGATCATATTGAGATCCAGTGGAGGAGAAATAAAGAGTTTCCATATGGTATGTCTGATGAAATGTATCAAATCAATGGTTCTGATTCAATGGACTAGTTTCTAAATTATCCCATGTGAAGAATTGTATAACACTTTGGTCAACAACCAttgatgtttttaaatttttttttttaatttataagttttatgtgtgtgtgtgtgtttgattACCTACATTTACTAATTtttttgctttaattgtattgTTTTAGGTTGGTGGTATGGTGTCATTGGTCATTTGGAATCATGTCAAGGATATGCAAACCAGTGCCTTTGTCACAAAAATGGTAAGAGAATCCACTTTTTTACATTTTTCTCCCCCATTAAATTGAGCTTTCGTTTTGTTGCATCTCTGGTATGACAGGATTTTTCACATAATCATTTATAGAGTCTTATGTCATAAACCACTTTTAGTAATTAATTACACATATAAATCATGGGTTTGTCCTTTCTGGCTTTGGTCATTGGTAAACAAAGTTTGAGTTGATTTATGTGACAAAGTGGTAATTTGTGACAGATATGGTGATTTTGGAGTTCAACCAATACACCCCTGGTTCAAGGTGGAGACAAACCATGATAAACAGGAAGCATCATAGAGAAGAAGGAAATGAAATAGATGGTTTCTATGGTGGAATTAGGAAGCTGCATAGCAATGAGGAGATTACAACGTGGAAAAGCCTCTGGCCAACCAAAACTGTTGAATGAATGAGTTGACTCATAGCTTAGATctttgtatattttaattgttACAAGGATGAATTTGTCATTGAATGATGTCATTCCTAACAAAAGGTATAGCATAGAAAAGACTAAAGAGTACTACATTGGATGAATTTTCACACACTCCTTAACACACTCTATTGCCAATTTATAGTAGtgtatatgttatatattttCTTGCTAGCTATGCTCATTCTCTTTCTTAATCCACAATGTTGGTCCTAGTGTTCATCTCTAATACACTTTATGGAGTGATAACATTACATATTGTTAAAGAATTAAACCATTTAGTTATAAATTATGACATATATTTGTTAATGTGTTTGTGTTAAACACAATTATGTTTTATTGACTTGTTGCATATAACAATGCCCTAATTTGTTCTTTTTTACTACCAATGTGAAATGATTGAAGAGATAGGTATTTTGACATCTTAAATATAAACTcgaagacaaaaagaaaataaaatattaggaGACTTAAAATCTCCTTTGCAATCTGTATGAATTAATCAAAATTCTAAAAATGATACTTATTCAGccgaataaaaaattttgttctaGTTTTTAATGCCCAAATTAATTcctaaaatttgaaatttcaatGGGATAAGTATTTGAATGTTTCTCTATGGGTATCTAGATGATGGAGATTACTTAAATTAGCACTTCAATTTTATGAAAATATAAACGTTAAATTAATCAATCTCTGAACAGGTTTATAAACTCAAATAATGTTACTAATTTTGGTCTtatatttaaattgattttcttaaaaaataaaaagttaaataacTCAAGTACTCAACAGGAATTTACCTAGCACATGCCTCATTCCAAGAAAGAGGTCGACAGACTATACATAGAATATTCCAAAGAACCAAAAGAAGTCaaatatcttaattttttttattttcatcctTCTCTTTTCCATCAACCAATTAATCAAATTCAATgtcaataaataaattatatataatttataatattcacttttatttttactatataAAAGATATGAAAATTTGGTTTTTAAATTCCTTTTTATTAAATATCTTTTATTATATATAGCTTATAAAAATTAGGGAAAGTATAGGGCAGATTTATTAAAATCTGGCTAACACTTAGctaacaaaaagaaaatgagtgattatttattattagatgaaatcttacaccattaaatacactattgatggctaattgatggctacaaCTCACAAAATCTGCTGCCCCCTAGTACTCCTCTAAAAATTATTTCGAAAAATATAGGGgctagcaacttttgtgttttctggccagCATTTAACCATtaaatgtaatctcacaccattaaaaacactattaatgACCAATtcatggttacaaaacacaaaaattgctgcccctagcatttctcttattatttttctcttaggattttttagaCTTAAAATAAAacttattgattaaattataaaagaggagtgttaggggccagcaacttttgtaatttgtagccatcaaatagccatcaatgatgattttaatggtgtgagattggtgtgagatttcatccaatgactcacttttttttGCTGGTAACATGCtgaccaaaatttaataaagttgctgccctagacttttccattatAAAATATTTACCATCTATGTTAACTtcttgtatattttttatttttcttgtcattatatttattttttttagtgaaTAAAATACCACTGTTATTGGGGAAAAAAAATTTACgccaagaagagaaaagggaaagaagaagaaaacagaacaGGGGAGAAGGGAAGAACCAAGGTTGCGAGCGAGAGAGAGTAAAGAGAAGAACAACCCAGAAGAGCAACAAACACAAAAGATTACAGCCACTGAAAAAGGTTGTTGCTTTCTGCTAACACTGCGAAGATGAACGGAGGCCCC harbors:
- the LOC107621315 gene encoding F-box protein At2g32560, with protein sequence MVSLLDLPXMDRSRSDYLWQKHMERKWGKVIGDVAYRQWQCHVASRTKEKMFNQSNQRGIFASLRSFSPFLWLKPRTGKGDNKLRNSLPEDSTMALYLSLESGMFWFPAQVYNRENGHAGFMLSCYDALLCYDSRTDTFQARYSPNGRWTTEENIQWDRLRVPPIDNSPHVLHISDCLDDLRPGDHIEIQWRRNKEFPYGWWYGVIGHLESCQGYANQCLCHKNDMVILEFNQYTPGSRWRQTMINRKHHREEGNEIDGFYGGIRKLHSNEEITTWKSLWPTKTVE